The Verrucomicrobiia bacterium genome includes a window with the following:
- a CDS encoding sulfatase — protein MISAKPSRVSRIYTALAPLIFFLAILSTKPAPGAERPPNIVIILTDDQGYADIGKFGAEGFDTPNLNRMADEGVIFRNFHDAQPICSASRAALLTGCYPNRIGIHGALGPHSKVGIGDGEVTLAQLLKQKGYATAMFGKWHLGDSPQFMPMQHGFDQYFGLMLSCDFWPGQPDLITNFPPTMVAIKREYPNLPIYDGDKIFRPEMSIDDLNHLTTWYTERAVKFIAQNKSHPFFLYVAHSMPHVPLGVSDKFRGKTKRGLYGDVIEEIDWSAGQILTALKENGVDENTWVIFASDNGPWLNYGNHAGSAKPLREGKATNWEGGTRVPCLMRWPGHIPAGAETWDMLMTIDLFPTIAKVTGATLPGHKIDGLDIWPIISRQPGAKNPHDAYSFYYHVDDLEAMTTSDGRWKLQFPHTYQTLAGQPGGTNGVPVPYSHRKIEKEELYDLANDIGETTDVSAQHPDIVKKLEAAAEASRTDLGDGLTKRRGAGLRSPGRL, from the coding sequence ATGATCTCCGCGAAACCATCCCGCGTATCCAGAATCTATACGGCCCTCGCGCCGTTGATTTTCTTTCTGGCAATTCTTTCCACCAAACCCGCACCCGGCGCGGAACGACCGCCGAACATCGTGATCATTCTCACCGACGACCAAGGCTACGCCGATATCGGCAAATTCGGCGCCGAAGGCTTCGACACGCCCAATTTGAATCGCATGGCGGACGAGGGCGTGATCTTCAGAAATTTTCACGACGCTCAACCGATCTGCTCCGCTTCGCGTGCGGCGCTGCTGACCGGTTGTTATCCGAACCGCATCGGCATCCACGGCGCCCTCGGGCCGCATTCGAAAGTCGGCATTGGCGATGGCGAAGTGACGCTCGCGCAACTGCTCAAGCAAAAGGGTTACGCAACCGCGATGTTCGGGAAATGGCATCTTGGCGATTCGCCCCAGTTCATGCCGATGCAGCATGGGTTTGATCAATATTTCGGCCTGATGCTCTCGTGCGACTTCTGGCCGGGCCAGCCGGATTTGATCACGAATTTTCCGCCTACCATGGTGGCCATCAAACGCGAATATCCAAATCTGCCGATCTACGACGGCGACAAAATTTTCCGTCCCGAAATGTCCATTGATGATTTGAATCACCTCACCACCTGGTACACCGAGCGCGCTGTAAAATTCATCGCGCAGAACAAATCGCATCCGTTTTTTCTCTACGTGGCCCACAGCATGCCGCATGTGCCGCTCGGTGTGAGCGACAAATTTCGCGGCAAAACCAAGCGCGGCCTTTACGGCGATGTCATCGAGGAAATTGATTGGTCTGCCGGGCAGATTTTGACCGCCCTCAAGGAAAACGGCGTTGACGAAAATACCTGGGTCATCTTCGCGTCGGACAATGGCCCGTGGCTGAACTACGGCAACCACGCCGGGTCCGCCAAGCCTTTGCGCGAAGGCAAAGCCACGAATTGGGAAGGCGGCACGCGCGTTCCCTGCCTCATGCGCTGGCCCGGCCACATTCCCGCCGGCGCGGAAACCTGGGACATGCTGATGACCATTGATCTGTTCCCCACGATTGCCAAAGTCACCGGCGCAACTTTGCCGGGGCACAAGATTGATGGCTTGGATATCTGGCCGATTATTTCCCGCCAGCCCGGCGCGAAAAATCCCCACGACGCCTACTCATTTTATTATCACGTGGACGACCTCGAAGCCATGACCACCAGCGACGGCCGCTGGAAACTGCAATTTCCCCACACTTACCAAACCCTTGCCGGACAGCCCGGTGGCACCAACGGCGTGCCCGTTCCATATTCGCATCGCAAAATAGAAAAAGAAGAACTCTACGATCTCGCCAACGACATCGGCGAAACCACCGACGTCTCCGCGCAACACCCCGACATCGTGAAAAAACTCGAAGCCGCTGCCGAAGCCTCCCGCACCGACCTCGGCGATGGTTTGACGAAGCGCCGCGGCGCCGGGTTGCGCAGTCCGGGACGTTTGTGA
- a CDS encoding ATP-binding cassette domain-containing protein encodes MNEVLRIANISQAFNGTRVLCDANFAVGAGERLAILGPSGSGKTTLLRLIAGLEAPTSGEIFVAGKAAAQAGKILIAPEHRGIALVFQGLALFPHLRALDQISFAARGRGGVEKARELLNRIGLGHRENAPLDQLSGGERQRIALARALAQQPKILLMDEPFASLDDEKRAEMRDLLRSLLEKSETTLILVTHSRDDALNLAQKVLVLEKGATVAYDQLESILARPPHSAAVRCLGLGQIVNGEIVATGEAQTPFGKIRVTGSAASGPVRVLVRPAQPVIVNDAGAVEGEIVSLELRPPEMRVVQQVAAVRVGGALLRVFARDEKLKLGQLVRVRIDGQCEVV; translated from the coding sequence ATGAACGAAGTCCTTCGCATTGCGAATATCAGCCAGGCGTTCAACGGCACGAGAGTTTTGTGCGATGCCAATTTTGCCGTCGGGGCGGGCGAACGCCTTGCCATTCTCGGCCCGTCAGGCAGCGGCAAAACGACATTGCTGCGCTTGATCGCCGGGCTCGAAGCGCCGACGTCGGGGGAAATTTTTGTTGCGGGAAAGGCGGCGGCGCAGGCGGGAAAAATTTTGATCGCGCCGGAGCATCGCGGAATCGCGCTGGTGTTTCAAGGGCTCGCGCTGTTTCCGCATTTGCGCGCGCTCGATCAGATTTCTTTCGCGGCGCGCGGCCGCGGCGGCGTGGAAAAGGCGCGCGAATTGTTGAATCGCATTGGCCTGGGGCATCGCGAAAACGCGCCGCTCGACCAACTTTCCGGCGGCGAACGCCAGCGCATCGCTCTCGCTCGCGCGCTGGCGCAGCAGCCGAAAATTTTGTTGATGGACGAACCGTTCGCCAGTCTCGACGATGAAAAACGCGCCGAGATGCGCGACTTGCTGCGCTCGCTGCTCGAAAAAAGTGAGACCACACTTATCCTCGTGACGCATTCGCGCGACGACGCCTTGAATCTGGCGCAAAAAGTTTTGGTCCTGGAAAAAGGCGCGACGGTTGCGTATGACCAACTCGAATCCATTCTCGCAAGGCCGCCGCACTCCGCAGCGGTTCGCTGTCTTGGCCTTGGGCAAATCGTAAATGGCGAAATCGTCGCGACTGGTGAAGCGCAAACTCCATTCGGAAAAATTCGCGTCACGGGCAGCGCGGCGTCCGGGCCGGTGCGGGTTTTGGTAAGGCCGGCCCAGCCGGTGATTGTCAACGACGCCGGAGCGGTGGAAGGAGAAATTGTTTCCCTCGAATTGCGTCCCCCGGAAATGCGGGTAGTTCAACAAGTGGCGGCCGTACGCGTCGGCGGCGCGCTTCTGCGAGTTTTTGCCCGCGATGAAAAATTAAAGCTTGGCCAGCTTGTGCGTGTGCGGATTGACGGCCAATGCGAAGTCGTCTAA